TACAACAACAGGATTTGTATACGTTGCCATGTGACAGTTTTCTCTATattgagggaaaaataaaaataaaaaaacctgaCGATAAGTTAACAGCTGCGCtaggaaataattgtgtagcGTTTATGTTCGATGAAATTCGTTATGAACTCAATGGTGTAGAAATTGATCGcaacagaaacgttggaataactagcactcttaaaaattatatatcgctaaCATCTGATAATGCTGTGATGCTGCAAAATGCTGGATGGAGTGAAACATCAACTACGTCAGaaggattctttaatttttgtgtacccctcagtatattgttaggtttctgtgaagattataaacgagtggttgtcaacgctcgccatgaattaattttaatacgcgctcgcaatgataataattccattattggagattcgaaattagagccagaaattgaattgcataaaatacagTGGCGAATGTCTCATGTCATATTAAATGAggtcaataaattatccatGCTGCGAACTTTGGATAGTGGGCGATATTTAAGCATGacttttcgctcatgggatttGTATGAATATCCTCTTTTGCAGAGTACTACAAAACATTCTTGGGCCGTTAAGGCTGCAACGCAACTTGAAAAACCTCCATacgttatctttgctctgcaaaccgatcgcaaaaacgttatgtctaaAAAATCAACCATTTTTGATGACTGTAAATTAGCGAATGTGAAACTTTTTCTCaactctgaatattatccatatgatgatctgaatttagattttgacaaaaaaagatacgccattctttatgatatgtatatacgttttcgtaaaGCTTATTATGGCAACAGTTCTTATGAGGCTTTTTGCAATGTAGCAGCATTTCTATCATATGGACCATTTGTTGTTATCGATTGCTCTCGACAGAACGAGTCAATCAAAAGCGCCACTGTAGACGTGCGATTAGAATTTGATTGCAAGGAAAATGTTCCTGCAAATACAACCGCATATTGTCTTATTTTACATGATCGCATAGTTGAATATAGTCCACTGTCTAACGTTGTGCGCAAGGTCTTATAAAATTGCTATATCAgcagtttttatcatatataaagaaacaattttatctactGTGACGTGGCGGTTTTggctgcttcgtcgcagctccccgcggccgtcacaaacGCAGCGGCGTTGGACGAACCGCCGTAGCGTAGAAAGcggaaagggggggggggcgCGGGAATCTCCGGAGGGTTCGTGTTTGGTTTTGAggcggtaattaacgatcgcgatgCTGGATTTTGTTGTTACCGTATGTGGCCGAGATTGCCGACTGTCCTTGACGCGAGAGGAACGGGCCATAGGCGGGGGCGCCAACTTCCGGAAGAAAGGGGTGACCGGATACGGGCCCAGGATGGGAGGCCACCCATCCCGAGAACCGTGGAGGAGGCTTGTCGCCTGCACCTTTCCACGCCGAAAACCACCTGCGGAAGAATGGTTGCGACAACGGACGATCCGAAACCCGCGCCAACCGGCTAGTACCGATAGGGctctgtgagggcagcggcttacgcgggaaatcggcaacgtagcgcggaaaaatccgcgagacgcgagagtggggatgcgccgggcctcgtgccgaaaattcgcgcggtcctcgctctcttccgtgtcgACCGGCGTGCTAGGCGTGCGATAGGAAAAGATTGGCGAGCGAGAATTAGAGCGAGGGcccgagcgagagcgagagcgagagagcgagagtgcGAGGGAGAGCGAGGACGACTAGAGAGGTCCAGGCGTTTATtcggtgagatcttccacccgcattgcggaattattatatattgtacagCCCTCTGCCTCCCGGGAAGACCGACACGGCTCtggacgatacccggccacgtaaaacgggcacgcgggcccgtTAGTATCTTTTGTTTGGTGGATCTTTGTCGCGAGGCAAAGACGTAGTGTTAGAGAGTGGCTGCCGACGGGCGTCTAAGAGCCGGGGGGGTTGGATCCCGCGGGAAATACTGGGCCAGGTTATCCGAATTGCGCGATTTTAGCGGTCGTAGGGTGTTCGTACGTCGTGCccgcacggagagccctcggcagcggccgaggccGAAAGAGATCTACCGCGATTTCGTGAACGACAGGCGATTTTCCGTGAGAGTCTTTCGTGTCGCGGTGTCCCGTGGAGGCACGTTGCGTGCAGGGgagacgcgtggccggcaccacaacatccagggccgacgcgagaagatCTAGCTCTCGTacgcttattttaatttttgttaattttttttatatatttgtttgttcCGTTGAACATAATAAACGGATCCTCTGTTTATGGTCGTGTTCGCGTACGCCTTATTTTGTGTCGTCGTTCCCGTTTGTCCGAGAATTCCGCGCGctataccccgcccctctccgttcggatgggctagcccccgcgcgtgacggcgattCGAATTCGGTAGGAATTGTCGAGGACCGGATAACTagtccgagataaaaatcggcacggcgaagcccgtgcctggcgcccaaaaatCGTGTTCGTGCGAGAttccgccgtcccgcgccggaatacggccgaggtaccgcgacccctcctccctccctacccCTCGTGGCACGTCGGTGCACGGATTTTTCGTCCGTGCACGGTAGTCCCTTTTTGTTCACGACTCTCCTCCTCGGGGAGGAGAGAATAAGAATTATCGTGACACTACACATCATTATTGTTTCAAACACGCGTTCATCATGATTGCGCCAACGTTTGTTGATCTTCAAGGTTTTAATATTGGACggcgatttattgtaaaagaagtTGCAGTGCTAAGAGAGGGTACTGTTCTAACtcattatatctttaaaaatccagTGCCTTGGAATTTTTTAGCGCAATCTGAAAAATCATGCATTTCttggacaataaaatatcatcatACATTGTCATGGGAAGAAGGAACCGTGCCATACAACAtggcaaaacaattaattacaacagctGTAACAGGTGTAGACGGTGATGAAGTCACGTCTTATATACGtcaaaggatatgagaaatgtgcatggttggctgatatgctcgacgatgatgttagagaagattacaccattgaaaccttagacgctgattatgaagatattgaatctttaaatattttagatactattaATACTGTGCGATGCGGAAATCATcttacgcattgcgctttacagaatgtatttaaaatattcaactggTGGTCGCAGCGTCAAAAggaattataaagattaaaaaaaatttatgttaacggGGATGGCGATGAAGTGTAGCATCTTATAtcaaaggatatgagaaacgtacatggctgatatgctcgacggtgatgttagagaagaccacatcattgaaaccttagacgcagataatgaagatgccgaatcttacaaaatattttagattctattaataatcatcttacgcattgcgctttacaaaatgtatttaaaaatatttaactggagcatcaaaaagttgtaaaaaattttaataaaaaattttaataaaaaaatttctgttaGCGGATGGTGATGAAGTGTAGcaccttaaaatatttaattagtggtTGTGGTGTCAGGAGGAGttgtaaagattaaaataaaaattatttttatgtaaaaaatatgtttttttatttttataaaatatattaatatttataaaaaaatttttaacaaatatataatatttagaatagtaagtaataatgttttattcacTTTTCGAGATACATTCGTCTCCTTACATTCTTTAAATCTCTACAAAAACTTAACCatactaataatatttctttataagcATCTCCTTACATATAAcaatatttagaataaaaatatatacattttatgtttcTTAATCTAAAATCAAGTTTTTGgagctgaaaaatatataattataaattaaaaaatacaatatatattaaagaatatatattaaagaatatatatttatttttacctaacTCCAACTTTCCGGCGCAAAGGCGATGTCCTCCTCCATATCAAATAAGCGGCGCAGCCCGAAGACATCGCCACCTTCATGAGGGCCCatccatatatatatatatatattatattgtctATCACGATAGcgttcatttttaattgagtattttttttttatatttataaatccttttatatgtatttcttCTGGATCAATCCAttcctaaaaattaaaaaaattaaattatttttatttctatattcttttattattcaaatatatttttgtgtaaAGATGACTTACGGGCTGTATgcgtggaatttttatttttacaacatgTCTAATTTGCACCTCGTCAAATGGCTCGCTGTCTATGTATATGCGCtgaaaaaagtattatgatacattttttgtttattaaaataatttgtattttttacgtGATAATACTTACCCCAATGGCTGGATATACCACATTAATATGATTCTCTATACAATCATTGTAAAATGAGTCactcactttttcttttttaacaaaaaaaactttacagTTAAATGCATCTCAAAACTACGATGTTTCACAACTAGATAGATTTTCATCTCACAGTCtctctttatatatacatttttgcatattaatgc
This genomic window from Cardiocondyla obscurior isolate alpha-2009 unplaced genomic scaffold, Cobs3.1 scaffold33_214576_698314, whole genome shotgun sequence contains:
- the LOC139112645 gene encoding uncharacterized protein produces the protein MFDEIRYELNGVEIDRNRNVGITSTLKNYISLTSDNAVMLQNAGWSETSTTSEGFFNFCVPLNSKLEPEIELHKIQWRMSHVILNEVNKLSMLRTLDSGRYLSMTFRSWDLYEYPLLQSTTKHSWAVKAATQLEKPPYVIFALQTDRKNVMSKKSTIFDDCKLANVKLFLNSEYYPYDDLNLDFDKKRYAILYDMYIRFRKAYYGNSSYEAFCNVAAFLSYGPFVVIDCSRQNESIKSATVDVRLEFDCKENVPANTTAYCLILHDRIVEYSPLSNVVRKVL